A part of Kitasatospora acidiphila genomic DNA contains:
- a CDS encoding nickel-dependent hydrogenase large subunit, which yields MAPTTKAAGDGSGLVEMSWDPITRIVGSLGIHTKIDFKQKRVAECYSTSSVFRGYSVFMRGKDPRDAHFITSRICGICGDNHATCSVYAQNMAYGVKPPHLGEWLINLGESAEYMFDHNIFQENLVGVDYCERMVKETNPGVLELAERTPAPHAGDHGYKTIADIMRSLNPLEGEFYREALQVSRYTREMFCLMEGRHVHPSTLYPGGTGTIASVQLFTDYLSRLMRYVEFMKRVVPLHDDLFDFFYQALPGYEEVGRRRVLLGCWGALNDPEYCDFTYRNMTDWGRRMFVTPGVVVDGKLVTNDLTQINLGIRILLGSSYYQDWEGKEQFVTHDPLGNPVDPRHPWNQHTIPAPQKRNFDDKYSWVMSPRWFDGKDYLPLDTGGGPIARLWSTALSGLVDIGYIKATGHSVVINLPKTLTKPETTFEWKIPQWSNALERNRARTYFQAYAAAAALHFAEKGLAEVRAGRTRTWEKFEVPDEGLGVGFTEAVRGVLSHHLVIRDGKIANYHPYPPTPWNASTRDTFGTPGPYEDAVQNTPIFEENTPENFKGIDIMRAVRSFDPCLPCGVHMYLGQGRSVQTMHVPTGLSGLGG from the coding sequence ATGGCACCGACGACGAAGGCGGCCGGCGACGGCAGCGGCTTGGTGGAGATGTCCTGGGATCCGATCACCCGGATCGTGGGCAGCCTCGGCATCCACACGAAGATCGACTTCAAGCAGAAGCGGGTCGCCGAGTGCTACAGCACCTCGTCGGTCTTCCGGGGGTACAGCGTCTTCATGCGCGGCAAGGACCCGCGCGACGCGCACTTCATCACCAGTCGGATCTGCGGCATCTGCGGCGACAACCACGCCACCTGCTCGGTGTACGCGCAGAACATGGCGTACGGGGTGAAGCCGCCGCACCTCGGCGAGTGGCTGATCAACCTCGGCGAGTCGGCCGAGTACATGTTCGACCACAACATCTTCCAGGAGAACCTGGTCGGGGTGGACTACTGCGAACGGATGGTCAAGGAGACCAACCCCGGGGTCCTCGAACTCGCCGAGCGCACCCCGGCCCCGCACGCCGGCGACCACGGCTACAAGACCATCGCCGACATCATGCGCTCGCTCAACCCGCTGGAGGGCGAGTTCTACCGGGAGGCGCTCCAGGTCAGCCGCTACACCCGGGAGATGTTCTGCCTGATGGAGGGCCGCCATGTGCACCCCTCCACGCTCTACCCGGGCGGCACCGGCACCATCGCCTCGGTGCAGCTCTTCACCGACTACCTGAGCCGCCTGATGCGCTACGTCGAGTTCATGAAGCGGGTGGTGCCGCTCCACGACGACCTGTTCGACTTCTTCTACCAGGCGCTGCCCGGCTACGAGGAGGTCGGCCGCCGGCGGGTGCTGCTCGGCTGCTGGGGCGCCCTCAACGACCCCGAGTACTGCGACTTCACCTACCGCAACATGACCGACTGGGGCCGGCGGATGTTCGTCACCCCCGGCGTGGTGGTGGACGGCAAGCTGGTCACCAACGACCTCACCCAGATCAACCTGGGCATCCGGATCCTGCTCGGCAGCTCCTACTACCAGGACTGGGAGGGCAAGGAGCAGTTCGTCACCCACGACCCGCTCGGCAACCCGGTCGACCCGCGCCACCCGTGGAACCAGCACACCATCCCGGCACCGCAGAAGCGGAACTTCGACGACAAGTACAGCTGGGTGATGTCGCCGCGCTGGTTCGACGGCAAGGACTACCTGCCGCTGGACACCGGCGGCGGCCCGATCGCCCGGCTCTGGTCGACCGCGCTCTCCGGCCTGGTGGACATCGGCTACATCAAGGCGACCGGTCACAGCGTGGTCATCAACCTGCCCAAGACGCTCACCAAGCCGGAGACCACCTTCGAGTGGAAGATCCCGCAGTGGAGCAACGCGCTGGAGCGCAACCGGGCCCGCACCTACTTCCAGGCCTACGCGGCCGCCGCCGCACTGCACTTCGCCGAGAAGGGCCTCGCCGAGGTGCGGGCCGGGCGCACCCGGACCTGGGAGAAGTTCGAGGTCCCCGACGAGGGCCTGGGCGTCGGCTTCACCGAGGCGGTCCGCGGCGTGCTCTCGCACCACCTGGTGATCCGCGACGGCAAGATCGCCAACTACCACCCGTACCCGCCGACCCCGTGGAACGCCAGCACCCGCGACACCTTCGGCACCCCGGGCCCGTACGAGGACGCCGTGCAGAACACCCCGATCTTCGAGGAGAACACCCCGGAGAACTTCAAGGGCATCGACATCATGCGGGCCGTGCGCAGCTTCGACCCCTGCCTGCCCTGCGGCGTCCACATGTACCTGGGTCAGGGCCGCAGCGTGCAGACCATGCACGTGCCCACCGGCCTGAGCGGACTGGGCGGATGA
- a CDS encoding NifU family protein codes for MSAPVQSGTDPARTARRIEELLDRLSGDLEASAAGEQLVGALMEFYGAGLARIVELVGAATVSRTLLDDELVAHLLALHDLHPEEPAARIARALAGQPVEVLGFDEGTLRIRASGGGSCGCPSTAAATREAVVAALAGLAPEVTAVELAAEPPALLQIGTRPPGSGS; via the coding sequence ATGAGCGCCCCCGTGCAGTCCGGGACGGACCCGGCGCGGACCGCGCGGCGGATCGAGGAACTGCTGGACCGGCTGTCCGGTGACCTGGAGGCGTCGGCGGCCGGCGAGCAACTGGTGGGCGCCCTCATGGAGTTCTACGGCGCGGGCCTGGCCAGGATCGTCGAACTGGTCGGCGCCGCCACGGTGAGCCGCACCCTGCTGGACGACGAGCTGGTGGCCCACCTGCTCGCCCTGCACGACCTGCACCCGGAGGAGCCGGCCGCCCGGATCGCCCGGGCGCTGGCCGGCCAGCCGGTCGAGGTGCTGGGATTCGACGAGGGCACCCTGCGGATCCGGGCCAGTGGCGGCGGGAGTTGCGGCTGCCCCAGCACCGCGGCCGCCACCCGTGAGGCGGTGGTGGCCGCGCTGGCCGGCCTGGCACCGGAGGTCACGGCGGTGGAGCTGGCCGCCGAGCCGCCGGCGCTGCTGCAGATCGGCACCCGCCCGCCGGGCAGCGGCTCATGA
- a CDS encoding DUF6084 family protein, with the protein MTQFNFQCTGVRADRYAAGPTLVFRLRITTEPQVRVHALALRCQLRIEPARRGYSEDEEAGLADLFGDRSRWATTLKPLRFADIALMVPGFTGEGEADLVVPCSYDLDIAASRYFDALRDGDLPLLLLFSGTAFTGAGGYQVEPVPWDREARRAVPVTVWREMIDQHFPGCGWLRLPRDTMRDLLAYRSRQALPSWESTVRQLLADADAAQGAVR; encoded by the coding sequence ATGACGCAGTTCAACTTCCAGTGCACCGGCGTCCGGGCCGACCGCTATGCCGCCGGACCCACCCTGGTGTTCCGGCTGCGGATCACCACCGAGCCGCAAGTCCGGGTCCACGCCCTGGCGTTGCGCTGCCAGTTGCGGATCGAACCGGCCCGGCGCGGCTACAGCGAGGACGAGGAAGCCGGGCTGGCCGACCTGTTCGGCGACCGGTCGCGCTGGGCCACCACCCTGAAGCCGCTGCGGTTCGCCGACATCGCGCTGATGGTCCCCGGGTTCACCGGCGAGGGCGAAGCGGATCTGGTGGTGCCGTGCAGCTACGACCTGGACATCGCCGCCAGCCGCTACTTCGACGCGCTGCGGGACGGCGACCTGCCGCTGCTGCTGCTCTTCTCCGGCACCGCGTTCACCGGGGCGGGCGGCTACCAGGTCGAGCCGGTGCCATGGGACCGGGAGGCGCGCCGCGCCGTGCCGGTCACGGTCTGGCGCGAGATGATCGACCAGCACTTCCCCGGCTGCGGCTGGCTGCGGCTGCCCCGCGACACCATGCGCGACCTGCTGGCCTACCGCTCCCGCCAGGCCCTGCCCAGCTGGGAGTCGACGGTCCGGCAGCTGCTCGCCGACGCCGACGCGGCACAGGGAGCCGTCCGATGA
- a CDS encoding hydrogenase maturation protease — MTGAARTLVAGVGNIFLGDDGFGVEVARRLAAEPLPEQVEVADIGVRGVHFAYQLLDGYDTLVLVDATTRGGAPGTLYLIEPDCGAPVDPDAAVLDGHRMTPDAVLGLIGSLCAGTGTAPPRRIAVVGCEPACLDEGLGLSAPVAGAVPRAVELVHRLLAADVPGTPPTQTATGVAADR; from the coding sequence ATGACCGGGGCGGCCAGGACCCTGGTCGCCGGGGTCGGCAACATCTTCCTCGGCGACGACGGCTTCGGCGTCGAGGTGGCCCGCCGGCTGGCGGCCGAACCGCTGCCCGAGCAGGTGGAGGTGGCGGACATCGGAGTCCGCGGCGTGCACTTCGCCTACCAGCTGCTGGACGGCTACGACACGCTCGTCCTGGTCGACGCGACCACCCGGGGCGGCGCGCCCGGCACGCTGTACCTGATCGAGCCGGACTGCGGCGCCCCCGTCGACCCGGACGCGGCGGTGCTGGACGGCCACCGGATGACCCCGGACGCGGTGCTGGGGCTGATCGGCTCGCTCTGCGCCGGCACCGGCACCGCGCCGCCGAGGCGGATCGCGGTGGTCGGCTGCGAACCGGCTTGCCTCGACGAGGGCCTCGGGCTCAGCGCACCGGTCGCGGGCGCGGTGCCGCGCGCCGTCGAGCTGGTCCACCGGCTGCTCGCAGCCGACGTTCCGGGCACCCCGCCCACCCAGACCGCGACCGGCGTGGCCGCGGACCGTTGA
- a CDS encoding DUF6893 family small protein: MTKCVFKALVVAGLAWAAVQLAPDVKRYMRIRAM, translated from the coding sequence ATGACGAAGTGCGTGTTCAAGGCGTTGGTCGTGGCCGGTCTGGCCTGGGCCGCCGTCCAGTTGGCACCGGACGTGAAGCGCTACATGCGGATCCGCGCCATGTGA
- a CDS encoding hydrogenase maturation nickel metallochaperone HypA/HybF, whose protein sequence is MHEMSIAVAVVGQVEEAALAVGATAVRSVLLQVGELAGVVPEALDFCFQLACADTVLADCELIVEAVPGRARCRPCASDWPVGLPPSLSCPQCGTPTAELLAGRELQIVSVRWEDGTAPTDTPEPDLQEC, encoded by the coding sequence ATGCACGAGATGTCGATCGCCGTGGCCGTCGTCGGCCAGGTGGAGGAAGCCGCGCTGGCGGTCGGCGCCACCGCCGTCCGGTCGGTGCTGCTCCAGGTCGGTGAACTGGCCGGAGTGGTACCGGAGGCGCTCGACTTCTGCTTCCAGCTCGCCTGCGCCGACACCGTGCTGGCCGACTGCGAGCTGATCGTCGAAGCCGTGCCCGGGCGGGCCCGGTGCCGGCCCTGTGCGTCCGACTGGCCGGTCGGCCTGCCGCCGAGCCTGAGCTGCCCGCAGTGCGGCACACCCACCGCCGAACTGCTCGCCGGCCGCGAGCTGCAGATCGTCAGCGTGCGGTGGGAGGACGGCACCGCACCCACCGACACCCCCGAGCCCGACCTCCAGGAGTGCTGA
- the hypB gene encoding hydrogenase nickel incorporation protein HypB: MCRVVDLQQAVLAKNDLAARRLRDRLAVRGTTAVNLLSSPGSGKTALLEAELTMARQRGIGVAALTADLATENDAQRLARSGVPVKQVLTDGLCHLEAEMLAGHLDGWLPDTTALLFVENVGNLVCPASYQLGESLRVALASVTEGEDKPLKYPTAFGLANLVVVTKTDIAEAVGFDEAAFRANVQQINPGVEILLTSARTGTGIGLLLERALAVHGGADVHLPALARSAQPAESLEHHDHHGPHEQHGHPHPAPAPTR; the protein is encoded by the coding sequence ATGTGCCGTGTGGTCGACCTGCAGCAGGCGGTCCTCGCCAAGAACGACCTCGCCGCGCGGCGCCTGCGCGACCGGCTGGCGGTCCGCGGCACCACGGCCGTCAATCTGCTCTCCAGTCCGGGCAGTGGCAAAACCGCCCTGCTGGAAGCCGAGTTGACGATGGCCCGGCAGCGCGGCATCGGCGTGGCCGCCCTCACCGCCGACCTCGCCACCGAGAACGACGCCCAGCGGCTGGCCCGCTCCGGCGTGCCCGTCAAGCAGGTGCTGACCGACGGGCTCTGCCACCTGGAGGCCGAGATGCTGGCCGGCCACCTGGACGGCTGGCTGCCCGACACCACCGCGCTGCTCTTCGTGGAGAACGTCGGCAACCTGGTCTGCCCGGCCTCCTACCAGCTCGGTGAGTCACTGCGGGTGGCGTTGGCCTCGGTGACCGAGGGCGAGGACAAGCCGCTGAAGTACCCGACGGCATTCGGGCTCGCCAACCTGGTGGTGGTCACCAAGACCGACATCGCCGAGGCGGTCGGCTTCGACGAGGCCGCCTTCCGGGCCAATGTGCAGCAGATCAATCCGGGGGTGGAGATCCTGCTGACCTCCGCCCGGACGGGGACGGGCATCGGGCTGCTGCTGGAGCGCGCACTGGCGGTGCACGGGGGCGCCGACGTCCACCTGCCGGCGCTGGCCCGCAGTGCCCAGCCTGCCGAATCACTTGAGCACCATGACCACCATGGGCCGCATGAGCAGCACGGCCACCCGCACCCCGCCCCGGCGCCGACCAGGTGA
- the hypF gene encoding carbamoyltransferase HypF, with the protein MTAVQPAGLEAVERRRVTVQGVVQGVGFRPFVYSLATGLGLAGQVENTGEGVLAEVEGPPEALTRFCTLLADQAPPLAVVDTVHYERLPPQGTAGFAILASGRAGQARTLVAPDTATCADCLAELTDPADRRHRHPFITCTHCGPRFTIVTGLPYDRAMTTMADFPMCGRCTREYADPADRRFHAQPIACHDCGPRLRLVTPMGEAVVDDPVAEARRLLGAGAILAVKGLGGYHLACDACDPAAVARLRRCKARGDKPFALMAADLAEIADLVQLGPEETALLTGKVRPIVLLRRRPGGPSTLPAAVAPGSPDLGVMLPYTPLHHLLLGLPGDPPGPRLLVMTSGNLSGEPIVTDDAEALEGLAGLADAWLTHDRPIQVPCDDSVVRVCDGQQLTLRRSRGYAPLPLTLPFPVPPTLAVGGDLKNAFCLGEGRRAWLSGHIGDMDDLATQQAFARAEEQLESITAVRPERLAADRHPGYRSTGWARRHAGGRPLRLVQHHHAHIAAAMAENGLGVGEQVIGVAFDGTGYGDDGAVWGGEFLLAGYHRFRRLAHLGYVPLPGGDAAVERPYRMALAHLWAAGLPWDPRLPAVSACPPDELRLLERQLERDLNCVPTSSMGRLFDAVAALAGVCRQAGYEAQAAIELEAAAVAAGSTAANCGYAFARRAGDPASADPGPVIAAVVADQLDGVEAELIAARFHEAVARLVRDVCVDARQHHGLGQVALSGGVFANAVLAARCAELLRADGFTVLRHRMVPPGDGGLALGQLLAAAAVPSGH; encoded by the coding sequence GTGACGGCCGTTCAGCCCGCCGGTCTGGAGGCGGTGGAGCGCCGCCGGGTGACCGTCCAGGGAGTGGTGCAGGGCGTCGGCTTCCGGCCCTTCGTCTACAGCCTCGCCACCGGCCTGGGCCTGGCCGGACAGGTCGAGAACACGGGAGAGGGCGTGCTCGCCGAGGTCGAGGGCCCACCCGAGGCACTGACCCGGTTCTGCACCCTGCTCGCCGACCAGGCGCCGCCACTCGCGGTGGTCGACACCGTGCACTACGAGAGGCTGCCACCGCAGGGCACCGCGGGCTTCGCCATCCTCGCCTCGGGCCGCGCCGGGCAGGCCCGCACCCTGGTCGCACCCGACACCGCCACCTGCGCCGACTGCCTGGCCGAGCTCACCGACCCGGCCGACCGGCGCCACCGGCACCCGTTCATCACCTGCACGCACTGCGGTCCGCGCTTCACCATCGTCACCGGCCTGCCCTACGACCGGGCGATGACCACGATGGCCGACTTCCCGATGTGCGGGAGGTGCACCCGTGAGTACGCCGATCCGGCCGACCGGCGCTTCCACGCCCAGCCGATCGCCTGCCACGACTGCGGACCCCGGCTCCGACTGGTAACCCCCATGGGGGAAGCGGTCGTTGACGACCCGGTGGCCGAGGCCCGCCGCCTGTTGGGCGCCGGCGCGATCCTCGCGGTCAAGGGCCTCGGCGGCTACCACCTGGCCTGCGACGCCTGCGACCCGGCTGCCGTGGCCCGGCTGCGCCGTTGCAAGGCACGCGGGGACAAGCCGTTCGCGCTGATGGCCGCCGACCTGGCCGAGATCGCCGACCTGGTCCAGCTCGGGCCCGAGGAGACCGCGCTGCTCACCGGCAAGGTGCGGCCGATCGTGCTGCTGCGCCGGCGCCCCGGCGGCCCCTCGACGCTGCCGGCGGCGGTCGCCCCCGGCAGCCCCGACCTGGGCGTGATGCTTCCGTACACCCCGCTGCACCACCTGCTGCTCGGCCTGCCCGGTGACCCGCCGGGGCCGCGCCTGCTGGTGATGACCAGCGGCAACCTGTCCGGCGAGCCGATCGTCACCGACGACGCCGAGGCGCTGGAGGGGCTGGCCGGGCTGGCCGACGCCTGGCTCACCCACGACCGGCCGATCCAGGTGCCCTGCGACGACTCCGTGGTGCGGGTGTGCGACGGGCAGCAGCTGACCCTGCGCCGCTCCCGGGGCTACGCGCCGCTGCCGCTGACGCTGCCCTTCCCGGTCCCGCCCACCCTGGCGGTCGGCGGTGACCTCAAGAACGCGTTCTGCCTGGGCGAGGGGCGCCGGGCCTGGCTCTCCGGCCACATCGGCGACATGGACGACCTCGCCACCCAGCAGGCGTTCGCCCGGGCCGAGGAGCAGTTGGAGTCGATCACCGCCGTGCGGCCCGAACGGCTGGCGGCCGACCGCCACCCCGGCTACCGCTCCACCGGCTGGGCCAGGCGGCACGCCGGTGGGCGCCCGCTGCGGCTGGTCCAGCACCACCATGCGCACATCGCGGCCGCGATGGCCGAGAACGGGCTCGGCGTGGGCGAGCAGGTGATCGGCGTGGCCTTCGACGGCACCGGATACGGGGACGACGGCGCCGTCTGGGGCGGGGAGTTCCTGCTGGCCGGCTACCACCGGTTCCGGCGCCTCGCGCACCTGGGGTACGTGCCGCTGCCGGGTGGTGATGCGGCAGTCGAGCGCCCCTACCGGATGGCGCTGGCCCACCTCTGGGCGGCCGGCCTCCCGTGGGATCCGCGGCTGCCTGCGGTGAGCGCCTGTCCGCCCGATGAACTCAGGTTGCTAGAACGACAGTTGGAGCGCGACCTGAACTGCGTGCCGACCTCCAGCATGGGGCGGTTGTTCGACGCGGTCGCCGCCCTGGCCGGGGTCTGCCGGCAGGCCGGCTACGAGGCGCAGGCCGCCATCGAGTTGGAGGCCGCGGCAGTGGCGGCCGGCAGCACGGCCGCCAACTGCGGCTATGCCTTCGCCCGGCGCGCGGGCGATCCCGCGAGCGCCGACCCGGGGCCGGTAATCGCGGCCGTGGTCGCCGACCAACTGGACGGTGTTGAAGCCGAGTTGATCGCTGCCCGGTTCCACGAGGCGGTGGCCAGGCTGGTCCGGGACGTCTGCGTCGACGCCCGGCAGCACCACGGCCTGGGCCAAGTGGCGCTCAGCGGCGGCGTGTTCGCCAACGCGGTGCTGGCGGCCCGGTGCGCCGAGCTGCTGCGGGCCGACGGCTTCACAGTGCTGCGCCACCGGATGGTGCCGCCGGGCGACGGCGGGCTCGCGCTCGGCCAGCTGCTCGCGGCGGCTGCGGTGCCATCGGGGCACTGA
- a CDS encoding HypC/HybG/HupF family hydrogenase formation chaperone — MCLAVPGRVLRIEERDGTRMADVDFGGVIKEVCLEYLPDLEVGEYAIVHVGFALQRLDEESARRTLELFAGLGILQEEFGDPWEAAVAMDRLTGGSEIGVGEAER, encoded by the coding sequence ATGTGTCTGGCGGTGCCCGGCAGAGTGCTGCGGATCGAGGAACGGGACGGCACCAGGATGGCGGACGTCGACTTCGGCGGCGTCATCAAGGAGGTGTGCCTGGAGTACCTGCCGGACCTGGAGGTGGGTGAGTACGCCATCGTCCACGTCGGGTTCGCGCTGCAGCGGCTGGACGAGGAGTCGGCCCGGCGGACGCTGGAGCTGTTCGCCGGACTCGGCATCCTCCAGGAGGAGTTCGGTGACCCCTGGGAGGCGGCCGTGGCCATGGACCGGCTCACCGGCGGGTCCGAGATCGGCGTGGGAGAGGCGGAGCGGTGA
- the hypD gene encoding hydrogenase formation protein HypD, with protein sequence MKYLEEFQNPELARRLLDDIRATVTRPWALMEVCGGQTHTIIRHGIDQLLPDEVELIHGPGCPVCVTPLEVIDKALEIASRPEVLFCSFGDMLRVPGTDRDLFRVRAEGGDVRVVYSPLDALRLAQQNPGREVVFFGIGFETTAPPNAMTVYQAKKLGIRNFSMLVSHVRVPPAIEAIMRSPDCRVQGFLAAGHVCSVMGVGEYPELAERHRVPIVVTGFEPLDILEGVRRAVRQLECGAHTVENAYPRAVRPEGNPAAQAMLADVFEVTDRAWRGIGVIPDSGWRLSERYREFDAEQRFAVGGIQTREPAACRAGEVLQGLLKPHECEAFGTTCTPRTPLGATMVSSEGACAAYYLYRRLDLPQVRIAAPAGVEASSVV encoded by the coding sequence GTGAAGTACCTCGAGGAGTTCCAGAACCCCGAGCTGGCCCGGCGGCTGCTCGACGACATCCGCGCCACGGTCACCAGGCCGTGGGCGCTGATGGAGGTGTGCGGCGGCCAGACCCACACCATCATCCGCCATGGCATCGACCAACTGCTGCCCGACGAAGTGGAGTTGATCCACGGCCCGGGCTGCCCGGTGTGCGTCACCCCGTTGGAGGTGATCGACAAGGCGCTGGAGATCGCGAGTCGGCCCGAGGTGCTCTTCTGCTCCTTCGGCGACATGCTCCGGGTGCCCGGCACCGACCGCGACCTCTTCCGGGTCCGGGCCGAGGGCGGCGACGTCCGGGTGGTCTACTCGCCACTGGACGCGCTGCGGCTCGCCCAGCAGAACCCGGGCCGGGAGGTGGTCTTCTTCGGCATCGGCTTCGAAACAACCGCGCCGCCCAACGCCATGACGGTGTACCAGGCGAAGAAGCTGGGCATCCGCAACTTCAGCATGCTGGTCTCGCACGTCCGGGTGCCACCCGCCATCGAGGCCATCATGCGCTCACCCGACTGCCGGGTCCAGGGCTTCCTGGCCGCCGGCCACGTGTGCAGCGTGATGGGCGTCGGCGAGTACCCCGAACTCGCCGAGCGGCACCGGGTGCCGATCGTGGTCACCGGCTTCGAACCGCTGGACATCCTGGAGGGTGTGCGCCGCGCCGTGCGCCAACTGGAGTGCGGCGCCCACACGGTGGAGAACGCCTACCCGCGTGCCGTCCGCCCGGAGGGCAACCCCGCGGCGCAAGCCATGCTGGCCGACGTCTTCGAGGTCACCGACCGGGCCTGGCGCGGCATCGGGGTGATCCCGGACAGCGGCTGGCGACTCTCCGAGCGCTACCGGGAGTTCGACGCCGAGCAGCGCTTCGCGGTCGGCGGGATCCAGACCCGCGAGCCGGCCGCCTGCCGGGCCGGCGAAGTCCTGCAGGGCCTGCTGAAGCCGCACGAATGCGAGGCCTTCGGCACCACCTGCACCCCGCGCACCCCGCTGGGCGCCACCATGGTCTCCAGCGAGGGCGCCTGCGCCGCGTACTACCTGTACCGCCGACTGGACCTTCCGCAGGTCCGCATCGCCGCCCCGGCGGGCGTGGAGGCGAGCTCCGTTGTCTGA